GATGGCTGTCTCGGAGGCCGAATCATCGTACGAGAAAGCCAGGGCCCAGCTGAAGCAAAACAAGCAGGATCTGGACCGCATGCAATACCTGTTCAAGGAAAACATCAAGACCAAGAACGACCTGGAACAGGCGCAGGTCAATTATGAACTGGGCCAAGCCACCTTGAAGTCGGCGCAATCGGGCCTGGAACGGACGCGGATCAATCTCAGCTACGCCTCCATCTACGCCCCCATCGACGGTATCGTCATCTCCCGCAACATCGACGTCGGCCAGACCGTAGCCGCCAGTTTCTCGTCGCCCACCCTGTTCCTGATCGCTAACGATCTTTCCAAAATGCAGATCCTGGCCAACGTCGACGAGAGCGATATCGGCCAGATCAAGGAAGGCCAGGAAGTGCGCTTCACGGTCCAGGCCCAAACCGACAAGAAATTTTCCGGCGTGGTCAGCCAGATCCGCCTGGAACCGGTGACCATCCAGAACGTGGTCAATTACACCGTGGTGATCAACGTGGCCAACGAGGGGGGAATGCTCCTCCCGGGCATGACCGCTACCATCGATTTCCTGGTCGGCCAGGCCAAAAACGTCCTGCGCGTGGCTAATGCGGCATTGCGTTTGAAGCCCAGCCAGGAAATGGTGCAGGAACTTATGAAGCAGTTTCAGGCGCGCTTTGGCGGCGCGGCCGGCCGCACCGGGGCCGGCGCCATGCCGGCCGGAACCGGCGCAGCCAACGGCGGCGGCTTCCCGGGAGCCGGCGCCAACGGCACGCGCAAAAGGCCCAAGGATGTGGGCATGCTCTGGATCCTTGACAACGACGGCAAACCGAAGCCCATCCGGGTCAAGACCGGGATCAGCGATGGCCAGATGACCGAGATCAGAGCCAGCGATATCAGCGAAGGGATGGAAGTGATCAAGAGCATCAACCTGTCCCCCGAGGAGCAGGCCGCCCAGCAGGGCCCGCCGCGCATGCGCATCCTGTAAGCCGCGGCCAAAGAGGCAACATGAGTAGTAGCGAAGCCGTCATCCGCACCGAGCGGGTGATCAAGATTTACGACAGCGGC
Above is a window of Candidatus Aminicenantes bacterium DNA encoding:
- a CDS encoding efflux RND transporter periplasmic adaptor subunit, with the protein product MGMKSSKKKWFIGIAAVLVIAALVWFFTRNGKEVLGKYTMVKIDRGDLEAVVSSTGTLGAVTTVQVGTQVSGRIAKLYTDFNQTVKKGQLLAMLDTSSLLMAVSEAESSYEKARAQLKQNKQDLDRMQYLFKENIKTKNDLEQAQVNYELGQATLKSAQSGLERTRINLSYASIYAPIDGIVISRNIDVGQTVAASFSSPTLFLIANDLSKMQILANVDESDIGQIKEGQEVRFTVQAQTDKKFSGVVSQIRLEPVTIQNVVNYTVVINVANEGGMLLPGMTATIDFLVGQAKNVLRVANAALRLKPSQEMVQELMKQFQARFGGAAGRTGAGAMPAGTGAANGGGFPGAGANGTRKRPKDVGMLWILDNDGKPKPIRVKTGISDGQMTEIRASDISEGMEVIKSINLSPEEQAAQQGPPRMRIL